In Bacillus sp. SB49, a single window of DNA contains:
- the liaF gene encoding cell wall-active antibiotics response protein LiaF yields the protein MIKKWKTDTINLILFIGVILLIVEIAFFNGGLVFTLFFAGILTYVGKKKYRRMWGRVCFWLGIIILVFTVLSMIAVRFLIVAVLFLFVRDYWKSRKEPERIEPEIIDNYQEFPYQEPLLKQKFFGDQETPDRSYGWRDVNIQGGFGDRIIDLSQTVLPGDEAVISIRHFIGNLIVYVPYEVEVSIHHSALVGRATVFQYKNTKVLNQVLSYETENYRSTRPRVKIITSNVSGDLEVKRV from the coding sequence ATGATTAAAAAATGGAAAACAGATACGATCAACTTGATTTTATTCATAGGGGTGATCCTCCTTATTGTAGAAATTGCGTTCTTTAATGGAGGCCTTGTCTTCACTCTCTTTTTTGCAGGGATTCTGACATATGTAGGGAAGAAGAAATATCGACGAATGTGGGGAAGGGTTTGCTTTTGGCTTGGCATTATTATTCTTGTTTTCACTGTGTTAAGTATGATAGCTGTTCGTTTTCTCATCGTTGCTGTTCTGTTTCTGTTTGTTCGGGATTATTGGAAATCCCGTAAGGAGCCGGAGCGGATCGAGCCTGAAATTATCGATAATTATCAAGAGTTTCCGTATCAGGAGCCGTTGTTAAAGCAGAAATTCTTTGGAGATCAGGAGACGCCTGACCGCTCCTATGGATGGAGAGATGTCAATATTCAAGGTGGGTTCGGAGACAGAATCATCGACTTGAGTCAAACCGTCCTCCCGGGTGATGAGGCAGTCATTTCTATTCGCCACTTCATAGGAAACTTAATTGTCTACGTACCGTATGAAGTGGAAGTGAGTATTCACCATAGTGCTTTGGTCGGTCGTGCGACAGTCTTTCAATATAAGAATACAAAAGTCCTGAACCAGGTTCTATCTTATGAAACAGAAAACTATCGAAGCACCAGACCGCGAGTGAAAATTATCACGTCCAACGTTTCAGGAGATCTTGAGGTGAAGCGAGTATGA
- a CDS encoding PspA/IM30 family protein produces MANVFKRLKDSITADLHEALDQKEQKNPVAMLNQYLRESEKETEKVRKLVERQYRLKDEFTREYQQAQDMADKRRRQSEIAEKAGETDMYEFALKEKQEYEARAERLQTARRDSIEQLEALERKYEEMKHKLKDMHLKRMELMGRENTARAHHRMNRVMEDTSDKPYSRFAEIDRYIDNLEYKVNSAYYHNTFDSKMAKIEKEWETSGEVSAK; encoded by the coding sequence ATGGCAAACGTATTTAAACGATTGAAAGATTCCATTACGGCAGATCTTCATGAAGCTTTGGATCAGAAGGAACAGAAAAATCCAGTGGCTATGCTTAACCAATACTTGCGTGAGAGTGAGAAGGAGACGGAAAAAGTCCGGAAGCTGGTGGAGCGTCAATATCGTTTGAAAGATGAATTCACAAGGGAATACCAGCAGGCGCAGGATATGGCAGACAAGCGTCGTCGTCAATCTGAAATTGCGGAGAAAGCCGGCGAAACAGATATGTATGAGTTCGCTTTAAAAGAAAAGCAGGAGTATGAAGCACGTGCGGAACGTCTCCAGACAGCGAGAAGAGACAGTATCGAACAGTTGGAAGCTCTGGAACGCAAATATGAAGAGATGAAGCACAAGCTGAAAGATATGCACTTGAAACGAATGGAATTAATGGGAAGGGAGAATACAGCGAGAGCCCATCATCGTATGAACCGGGTGATGGAAGATACCTCGGACAAGCCGTATTCCCGTTTCGCGGAAATCGACCGTTACATTGATAACCTGGAATATAAAGTGAACTCCGCTTACTATCACAATACGTTTGACAGTAAAATGGCCAAGATTGAGAAGGAATGGGAAACATCCGGGGAAGTGTCTGCAAAATAG
- a CDS encoding lmo0954 family membrane protein, translating to MKKFLLFIAGLVALGVLLANLGPMVLLGVSVWLLYVVFKRFVKSDSTAGKIGWTVVGLLLVSIALSNIYAVIGLAAAYVLYLIVKNWTSREEEPVESNDPFTNFERQWAEMNK from the coding sequence ATGAAGAAATTTTTACTGTTTATCGCCGGGCTGGTCGCTCTCGGGGTTCTGCTGGCTAACCTGGGTCCGATGGTTCTGCTTGGTGTCAGCGTCTGGCTGTTGTATGTCGTTTTTAAACGGTTTGTGAAGAGTGATTCCACAGCCGGCAAGATCGGCTGGACAGTCGTCGGGCTGCTATTGGTCAGTATTGCATTATCCAATATTTATGCAGTGATCGGTTTGGCTGCCGCTTACGTTCTTTACTTGATTGTTAAGAATTGGACGAGCAGAGAAGAAGAACCGGTCGAATCCAATGACCCGTTTACAAATTTCGAAAGACAATGGGCAGAGATGAACAAATAA
- a CDS encoding pyridoxal phosphate-dependent decarboxylase family protein, whose product MKEIQAMYPSEDGNAEKRDQIIHYIRQLLEGVDEKKNPEKLTLGQGAEQDDRFYENLSERAEIPLNRQSIEKVIEELTELAEGHRFVNSRYVANAAPLPNIPSILGNLTMVLLNGNNLWDVEGSAAAAAEVKITSMLSKLVGYDPSESGGYTTWGGQGAVFQSLRLAIARRFPDSNKTGLPGKLYCFCSELSHYSLYKAVEATGIGTDHLIRVETKEDHSMDLEDLKHKMNTVIKQGGIPVYVLASTGTTDTFGIDSVESIKNVTEEIERLYGLDPVYIHADSAMGGMYTFFNAYDFDANPLCFDKDTAVVLRDYQTKFRQLSLADSMVFDFHKLGQTPYTSSLFLIKDKRLLGAVDLEHDETPYVGNRSYGSYHTGYTLECSRMGSSLAIYASLTGMGIEGYQKVLGNYITVNLAFRKELSEKVPCAVMTNAPSPVTTFRIYPERVSWGDERCGKMTAAELDEVNGFNAEFADYIGHRREEFYFGSTSKQRLVPACDSDERTAVYAHKFFAISPYTTLEKVEEYVDFLAGSVEMFKKEYMHTV is encoded by the coding sequence ATGAAAGAAATACAAGCAATGTATCCTAGTGAAGATGGAAATGCAGAGAAGCGGGATCAAATAATCCACTATATAAGACAGCTGCTGGAGGGTGTTGATGAAAAGAAAAATCCAGAAAAGTTAACACTCGGACAGGGGGCGGAACAAGACGACAGATTCTATGAGAACCTCTCCGAGCGTGCAGAGATTCCCCTGAACAGGCAGTCTATTGAAAAAGTAATAGAGGAGTTAACGGAGCTTGCGGAGGGGCACCGGTTTGTAAACAGCCGATATGTCGCCAATGCTGCTCCACTCCCTAATATCCCGAGTATCCTCGGTAATCTGACCATGGTGCTTCTGAATGGCAATAATCTGTGGGATGTGGAGGGATCTGCTGCCGCGGCTGCGGAAGTTAAAATTACCAGTATGCTTTCCAAATTGGTGGGGTATGATCCGTCCGAAAGTGGAGGATATACGACGTGGGGAGGGCAGGGAGCGGTCTTTCAGTCGTTAAGGCTTGCCATAGCCAGACGCTTCCCTGATTCGAATAAAACGGGTCTTCCGGGTAAACTCTACTGTTTCTGTTCAGAGTTATCCCACTATAGTTTATACAAGGCGGTCGAAGCGACAGGAATCGGTACGGACCACTTAATTCGTGTAGAGACGAAAGAAGATCACTCGATGGACTTAGAGGATTTGAAACATAAGATGAATACAGTGATCAAGCAGGGGGGCATTCCTGTCTATGTTTTGGCTAGTACCGGAACGACAGACACTTTCGGGATTGATTCCGTGGAATCTATCAAAAACGTGACGGAGGAGATAGAGCGTCTGTATGGGTTGGATCCTGTCTACATTCATGCAGACAGTGCGATGGGAGGAATGTACACCTTCTTTAATGCGTACGACTTTGACGCCAATCCTTTATGCTTCGATAAAGATACCGCTGTCGTCCTCCGTGATTATCAGACGAAATTCAGGCAGCTTTCGCTGGCCGATAGTATGGTGTTTGATTTTCATAAGCTGGGACAGACGCCATACACATCCAGCCTCTTTCTCATTAAAGATAAACGTCTGCTTGGTGCTGTGGATCTGGAGCATGACGAGACGCCTTATGTCGGAAACAGAAGCTATGGGAGCTACCATACCGGTTATACGCTGGAGTGTTCCAGAATGGGAAGTTCTCTCGCTATTTATGCTTCTTTGACAGGGATGGGAATCGAGGGATACCAAAAGGTCCTTGGGAACTACATTACTGTAAACCTTGCTTTCCGGAAGGAGTTATCGGAGAAAGTCCCATGTGCGGTTATGACAAATGCCCCTTCTCCTGTGACGACATTCCGTATCTACCCGGAGCGGGTAAGCTGGGGTGACGAGAGGTGTGGCAAGATGACTGCAGCGGAACTGGATGAAGTGAATGGGTTTAATGCGGAGTTCGCGGACTATATCGGGCATAGGAGAGAGGAATTTTATTTCGGTAGTACGTCTAAGCAGCGACTCGTTCCTGCCTGCGATTCGGATGAAAGGACGGCGGTGTACGCCCATAAATTTTTTGCCATTTCGCCTTATACCACCCTTGAAAAAGTGGAGGAATATGTCGACTTCCTTGCTGGGAGTGTGGAAATGTTCAAGAAAGAATACATGCATACTGTATAA
- a CDS encoding methyl-accepting chemotaxis protein has protein sequence MALERTQEGNGTIQGSIEQMRSLNDTVTDSYEVVKNLGTKSREIGSIAKVITDISEQINLLSLNAAIEAARAGEHGKGFAVVADEVRKLAEQTKNSSDQVTRIVDGTKQETEAAVSSMEKGLKESDETSKSMEEVGRLFGEILAATQVIAENNEATSVSTHEMSAGVQQIVAAVEQVTFITQESVEMFDELKEISDDELATMAALVHKAEALQQTSTKDMATPEIPDTDQPAAS, from the coding sequence ATGGCCCTGGAACGGACGCAGGAAGGGAATGGAACCATTCAAGGATCCATCGAACAGATGCGCAGCTTAAATGATACAGTTACAGACAGCTATGAAGTAGTTAAAAATCTGGGGACGAAGTCAAGAGAGATCGGTTCCATCGCCAAAGTGATCACGGACATATCCGAACAGATCAACTTACTTTCCCTGAATGCTGCCATTGAAGCAGCAAGAGCCGGTGAACACGGCAAAGGGTTCGCCGTCGTTGCTGATGAAGTACGCAAGCTTGCAGAACAGACGAAGAATTCATCTGATCAAGTGACCAGAATTGTCGATGGTACCAAACAGGAGACGGAAGCCGCCGTTTCCTCCATGGAAAAAGGCTTGAAAGAGTCCGATGAAACCTCGAAGTCTATGGAGGAAGTAGGCAGGTTATTCGGAGAAATACTTGCAGCAACACAAGTAATTGCGGAAAACAACGAAGCAACTTCCGTATCTACACACGAAATGTCTGCCGGTGTACAGCAGATCGTAGCAGCAGTAGAGCAAGTTACCTTCATCACCCAGGAGTCTGTCGAAATGTTTGATGAACTCAAAGAAATCAGCGACGATGAACTTGCCACGATGGCTGCGCTTGTCCATAAAGCAGAAGCACTCCAGCAAACGAGCACCAAGGATATGGCCACTCCTGAAATACCCGACACAGATCAACCAGCTGCCTCCTAA
- a CDS encoding M24 family metallopeptidase encodes MEQRRATFMNDMKEKNIDAAFINSAENFYYLTGFSTDPHERLLGLLIFPEADPIAILPGMEEGQLRDAGWAYDVIGYADHENPWTLMKEKLGEKALLRAGVIGIEKEVLSYGRSEAFFDIFREAAVVDVEGMLNDMRLVKDKTETAIMREAAELADYGVKVGKEALNEGVTEMEVLATIEYELKKKGVAEMSFSTMVLFGEKSGHAHGNPGNRRLKAGDLVLFDLGVVWKGYTSDITRTFAYRSVNDSQKEIYNTVKQALEASLAISKPGTRIGDLDTAARDVITKAGYGDKFPHRIGHGLGINVHEFPSMSHLNDGVLKPGMTYTIEPGIYDPAVGGVRLEEDVLITEDGCETLTKTPIELEIVE; translated from the coding sequence ATGGAACAAAGAAGAGCGACATTCATGAATGATATGAAGGAAAAGAATATCGATGCAGCATTTATCAACTCTGCAGAAAACTTTTATTACTTGACGGGTTTCTCCACAGATCCTCATGAAAGACTGCTGGGTCTCCTGATCTTCCCGGAAGCTGATCCAATAGCTATTCTCCCTGGGATGGAAGAGGGACAGCTGCGGGATGCCGGTTGGGCGTATGACGTAATCGGCTATGCCGATCATGAGAACCCTTGGACGCTGATGAAAGAAAAGCTTGGAGAAAAAGCGCTTCTCCGCGCTGGTGTAATAGGGATTGAGAAGGAAGTGTTATCTTACGGACGGAGTGAAGCCTTCTTCGATATATTTAGAGAAGCGGCGGTCGTAGATGTAGAAGGAATGCTTAATGATATGCGTCTTGTTAAAGATAAAACCGAAACAGCCATCATGCGGGAAGCCGCAGAACTCGCAGATTACGGAGTGAAAGTAGGGAAAGAAGCGCTTAACGAAGGCGTTACGGAAATGGAAGTGCTTGCCACCATTGAGTATGAGCTGAAGAAAAAAGGGGTAGCGGAGATGTCCTTTTCCACCATGGTTCTCTTCGGTGAGAAATCCGGGCATGCTCATGGTAATCCAGGAAACCGCCGTTTGAAGGCTGGGGACCTCGTGCTGTTTGACTTGGGTGTCGTTTGGAAAGGCTATACTTCGGATATTACAAGAACCTTCGCATACCGATCTGTCAATGATTCTCAGAAAGAGATTTATAATACGGTTAAACAGGCGCTGGAGGCCTCACTTGCCATCAGTAAACCGGGAACGAGGATCGGAGACTTGGATACAGCTGCCCGTGATGTAATTACAAAAGCCGGTTATGGAGATAAATTCCCTCACCGCATCGGCCACGGACTCGGAATCAATGTCCATGAATTTCCTTCCATGAGTCATTTAAATGACGGTGTGTTAAAGCCGGGGATGACGTATACCATTGAACCGGGAATTTATGATCCGGCCGTTGGAGGGGTTCGTTTGGAAGAAGACGTATTAATTACGGAAGACGGCTGTGAAACGTTGACAAAAACACCGATAGAATTGGAAATTGTGGAATAA
- a CDS encoding biotin transporter BioY has product MGKSRMTAYDITLGALFVALMAVGANITAFLPFLQVLGVPLTLQTFIAVLAGLILGSRLGFFSILVYAVLGLIGAPIFAGFGGGLSTVFSPTFGFIISYFILAYFAGKVAETNRRLPVYIAGALVGIAVNYLIGVNWFYGAMNFWVEGDPVSYVVSWTSMVPFLIKDIVLAVFGGLFAYRMEKSFLYKTPLRQSA; this is encoded by the coding sequence ATGGGGAAATCGAGGATGACAGCATACGACATTACATTAGGTGCATTATTCGTCGCTTTGATGGCAGTGGGAGCAAACATAACGGCTTTCCTGCCTTTCCTGCAGGTTCTTGGTGTTCCATTGACCTTGCAGACATTTATCGCAGTTTTGGCAGGATTGATTCTTGGTAGTAGATTAGGCTTCTTTTCCATTCTTGTGTATGCCGTCCTGGGGTTGATCGGGGCGCCTATCTTTGCCGGCTTCGGCGGTGGGTTATCCACGGTCTTCTCACCGACATTCGGATTTATCATCTCTTATTTTATCCTTGCATACTTTGCCGGAAAGGTTGCAGAAACGAATCGGCGGCTGCCGGTATATATTGCCGGAGCGCTCGTCGGTATCGCGGTCAATTACTTGATCGGAGTGAATTGGTTCTATGGGGCAATGAATTTCTGGGTCGAAGGAGATCCAGTGAGTTATGTAGTATCATGGACGAGCATGGTCCCATTTTTGATTAAGGATATTGTCCTGGCTGTCTTTGGCGGGTTATTTGCCTATCGTATGGAGAAATCTTTTCTGTACAAAACGCCGCTGCGCCAATCGGCGTGA
- a CDS encoding Eco57I restriction-modification methylase domain-containing protein, which translates to MFSRQRSMGQYGTPPETVEYMVQTLSNHLPDNRRNPEILDPATGDGVFVYSLLKEGFSPSQIHAYDIDTATPSPHEGITFRHVDFLKVELEEKFDAIVGNPPYKSKRQSDYFTENKKAITACYGGIGVHNLYSLFIHNGIKLLKPGGVLTMIVQDSFLTNVYYRKFRAYLLEKTIIKEIVLAPRRLFHKGKADVRTAILTLKKKEGNERPEDMVMKLVDRLETQEYQNITEDKIQYLKQAHFHDLPNKNFAVNVPEEILAHFLRPHEELGNVLKGGTGISTGNDTLFLRRREDVKDDQEWLPFYKNGGVKDAWYYEPKFYIHKDWEDNEAIYPSFTVRNRAYFYRRGITCSSMGVDFSAAYLPENSLFGVNANLFPENEEDLFYYLGLLNSQLIKYMVRKVLNRTNMITSGYIKKIPHVLPAEDKKHLVIQTTKQLVEGKKADPQMDTALLHSIVDGAIYDIYGISGENRTHVESFCQDILEKI; encoded by the coding sequence ATGTTCTCAAGACAAAGGTCCATGGGCCAGTACGGTACACCGCCGGAAACAGTAGAATACATGGTCCAGACTTTATCCAATCACTTGCCAGATAATAGAAGGAACCCGGAGATATTGGACCCTGCCACCGGTGACGGTGTCTTTGTTTATTCCTTATTGAAAGAGGGCTTCTCCCCTTCCCAAATTCACGCTTACGATATCGATACAGCTACTCCTTCCCCGCATGAGGGTATCACTTTCCGTCACGTCGATTTTCTTAAGGTCGAACTGGAAGAAAAGTTTGATGCCATTGTCGGCAACCCTCCTTACAAATCAAAACGTCAGAGCGACTACTTCACCGAAAACAAAAAAGCCATTACAGCATGCTACGGCGGCATCGGTGTGCATAATCTTTATTCTTTATTTATCCACAACGGGATCAAGCTGCTTAAGCCCGGCGGAGTCTTGACAATGATCGTGCAGGACTCTTTCCTTACGAACGTGTATTATCGAAAATTCAGAGCCTACTTATTGGAAAAAACCATCATAAAAGAGATTGTCCTTGCACCACGCAGACTGTTTCACAAAGGAAAGGCAGATGTTCGAACAGCCATCCTGACATTAAAAAAGAAAGAGGGAAATGAACGCCCGGAAGATATGGTCATGAAGCTGGTAGACCGTCTGGAAACGCAGGAATACCAAAATATCACAGAGGATAAGATCCAATACTTAAAGCAAGCGCACTTCCACGATCTTCCCAACAAAAACTTCGCAGTCAACGTTCCCGAGGAGATTCTTGCTCACTTTCTGCGTCCCCATGAAGAGTTAGGAAATGTCTTAAAAGGCGGTACAGGAATCTCAACAGGGAATGACACCCTTTTCCTGCGCAGGCGTGAGGATGTGAAAGATGATCAGGAATGGCTTCCGTTCTATAAAAATGGCGGGGTAAAGGATGCATGGTATTATGAACCGAAATTTTATATTCATAAAGATTGGGAAGATAATGAGGCGATTTATCCATCTTTCACCGTTAGGAACAGGGCTTATTTCTATAGACGGGGAATTACTTGTTCCTCCATGGGCGTAGACTTCTCCGCAGCCTACCTGCCGGAAAACAGCCTTTTCGGAGTGAATGCCAATCTATTCCCGGAAAATGAGGAGGATTTATTCTACTATTTGGGTTTGTTAAACAGCCAGCTCATTAAATATATGGTAAGAAAAGTACTCAACCGAACGAATATGATTACTTCCGGGTATATCAAGAAAATTCCGCATGTGCTGCCGGCGGAAGATAAGAAGCACCTCGTCATCCAAACAACAAAACAGCTGGTGGAAGGCAAAAAGGCCGATCCACAGATGGATACAGCCCTATTACACTCGATCGTTGATGGTGCGATTTATGACATATACGGAATATCCGGAGAAAACCGTACCCATGTCGAATCCTTCTGCCAGGATATCCTAGAGAAAATCTAA
- a CDS encoding ATP-dependent DNA helicase: MEDQMTISVRDLVSYVYRTGSIDERFQSNTALVEGTAIHQEVQKTYRDGDEKELFLQHEFQQEGIVLLVQGRCDGLLQREDGPVVDEIKSTARELEELDEDTHPVYWAQAKGYAFMYMHDHHLNHIVVQLTYVQKKTKDKKRMRRTFRYEELKAFMETTVKAYSSYAGILLHIREQKKRTVPDLEFPFSGYRKGQRKLAGSVYRTIKEKRHLFAQAPTGIGKTISTLFPAVKAFAEGGLDRIYYLTAKTITRSTAEEALQLMEKEGLEIRSVTLTAKDKICFQEETICQPEYCEFADGYYDRINGAIVDILRKETTMTRHTVEEYARKHRVCPFEFSLDLSDVADVVIGDYNYIFDPRVALKRLLPEKKKKTTLLVDEAHNLVERAREMYSSKLGKRDLETVAEDWRGEQEEVARAADSVVKDLARLEDPKTPHKQLDEIPGALEEGVERFINQAEPVLQERGEDVRKEHLQDVYFQSQNFLRILELVDDHYRFIGDSSAGDFQLTLFCLDPSLVLRKVSGGFRSSTFFSATLSPFAYYKEMLGGSKEDYILQLPSPYDSDQIDVQITPLSTRYKNRQETSRAIAERLDEQAGHLQGNHLFFFPSYQYMELVYDAFRNVSDYKAVMQERGMDEDRREDFLSQFVPGGNLIGFAVLGGIFSEGVDLRGDRLNGVAVVGIGLAPRSFERELIMDYFKSKGRNGYDYAYVYPGMNKVLQAGGRLIRSEKDHGIIQLIDDRFLTRKYLQLLPEEWGNYRMMK; the protein is encoded by the coding sequence ATGGAAGATCAAATGACGATATCGGTACGAGATCTTGTATCTTATGTTTACCGGACAGGAAGTATCGATGAACGTTTTCAATCGAATACCGCTTTAGTGGAAGGAACGGCAATTCATCAGGAAGTCCAGAAGACATATAGAGATGGGGATGAGAAGGAATTATTTCTTCAGCATGAGTTTCAGCAGGAAGGAATAGTTCTACTCGTTCAAGGAAGGTGTGACGGTCTGCTGCAGAGGGAGGACGGCCCTGTTGTCGACGAAATAAAGTCGACAGCGAGAGAGTTGGAAGAATTGGATGAAGACACCCACCCTGTCTATTGGGCTCAGGCGAAAGGGTATGCCTTCATGTATATGCATGACCACCATTTAAATCACATCGTTGTGCAGCTTACTTATGTTCAAAAAAAGACGAAAGATAAAAAGCGGATGCGAAGGACGTTCCGGTATGAAGAGCTGAAAGCATTCATGGAAACGACCGTGAAGGCTTACTCCTCTTATGCTGGAATTCTTCTGCACATAAGAGAGCAGAAGAAACGTACCGTTCCGGATCTGGAGTTTCCCTTCAGCGGCTACCGTAAAGGACAACGGAAGCTGGCTGGAAGTGTGTATCGGACCATCAAAGAAAAACGGCATTTATTTGCACAGGCTCCTACTGGAATCGGAAAAACGATTTCTACTTTATTTCCTGCTGTGAAAGCTTTCGCAGAGGGAGGGCTGGATAGAATCTATTACCTGACAGCGAAGACGATCACACGTTCCACAGCCGAGGAGGCGCTGCAGTTGATGGAAAAGGAAGGTCTGGAAATCAGGTCTGTCACTTTGACGGCTAAAGATAAGATCTGTTTTCAGGAAGAAACCATCTGCCAGCCGGAGTATTGTGAATTTGCGGACGGGTATTATGACCGAATCAATGGGGCGATTGTTGATATATTGAGAAAGGAAACAACCATGACGAGGCACACAGTGGAAGAGTATGCGCGCAAACATCGCGTCTGTCCATTTGAATTTTCCCTGGACTTGTCGGATGTCGCTGATGTGGTCATCGGAGATTACAATTATATATTTGACCCCCGTGTAGCTTTAAAGCGGCTGCTTCCGGAGAAAAAGAAGAAGACGACACTGCTTGTCGACGAAGCCCATAATCTTGTCGAGCGTGCCCGAGAGATGTATTCTTCTAAATTGGGGAAAAGGGATCTTGAAACGGTGGCTGAAGACTGGCGTGGAGAGCAGGAGGAGGTGGCACGCGCTGCCGACTCTGTCGTGAAAGACTTAGCCCGGCTGGAGGATCCGAAGACGCCCCATAAACAATTGGATGAAATTCCAGGGGCGTTGGAAGAAGGTGTGGAACGGTTTATTAATCAGGCAGAGCCGGTTCTCCAGGAAAGGGGAGAAGATGTACGTAAAGAACACCTGCAGGATGTGTACTTTCAATCACAGAATTTCCTTCGGATACTGGAGCTGGTCGATGACCACTATCGTTTCATAGGAGATAGCAGCGCAGGCGATTTTCAATTGACTTTGTTTTGTCTGGACCCGTCTCTGGTCCTGAGGAAAGTATCCGGCGGCTTCCGGTCCAGTACTTTCTTCTCGGCGACGCTGTCGCCGTTTGCTTATTACAAGGAGATGCTCGGAGGTTCGAAAGAAGATTATATTCTCCAGCTTCCATCTCCGTACGATTCTGATCAAATTGATGTGCAAATAACTCCGCTTTCGACACGGTACAAAAACCGACAGGAAACGTCACGTGCCATTGCGGAACGGCTTGATGAGCAAGCGGGACACCTTCAAGGAAACCATTTGTTTTTCTTTCCTTCCTACCAGTACATGGAGTTGGTATATGATGCTTTCCGGAACGTATCGGACTATAAGGCTGTCATGCAGGAGCGGGGAATGGATGAAGACAGGCGGGAAGATTTTCTCTCTCAATTCGTTCCCGGCGGAAACCTGATTGGATTTGCCGTCCTTGGCGGGATCTTCTCAGAAGGTGTCGACCTCAGAGGAGATCGGCTGAATGGCGTAGCGGTTGTGGGAATCGGTCTTGCACCCAGAAGCTTCGAAAGAGAACTGATCATGGACTATTTTAAGAGCAAGGGTCGGAATGGTTATGATTATGCCTACGTTTATCCAGGTATGAACAAGGTGCTTCAAGCAGGTGGACGTCTCATCCGATCAGAGAAAGATCATGGCATTATCCAATTGATCGATGACCGCTTCTTGACAAGGAAATACTTGCAGCTGCTTCCCGAGGAGTGGGGAAATTATCGAATGATGAAATAA
- a CDS encoding SGNH/GDSL hydrolase family protein, whose protein sequence is MKKWRWIASISLSLFLAFFITAAFIYTPEEHSTDSDHSTVKKERSESKPASSEPKEQEFSPDEEDSDRAISEGLKDVFTGVIDSAKGLFVKDDMEIVALGDSLTQGVGDDTDNGGYVGILEDTFNSNKERDLIHIDNFGKRGNRTDQLIRRLEEQEEISTALEEADLILITIGANDVMKVVKDNFTNLNYQDFVDAQDSYQAQLETIFSMIREENPDAPIYLIGLYNPFNLYFDNIPELGKIMEDWNEISKEVVAEEENVTFIPVRDLFEGSEDELLWEEDNFHPNERGYKQMAERVLEYIKDDVEQ, encoded by the coding sequence TTGAAAAAATGGAGATGGATCGCTTCCATTTCACTCTCCTTATTCCTGGCCTTCTTCATAACAGCCGCATTTATCTATACTCCTGAAGAGCATTCGACAGATTCGGATCATTCAACAGTTAAAAAGGAGCGCTCGGAGTCCAAGCCGGCTTCCTCGGAACCGAAGGAACAGGAATTCTCACCCGACGAAGAAGATTCAGACAGAGCTATCAGCGAGGGACTGAAAGATGTATTCACCGGCGTCATCGACAGTGCGAAAGGGTTGTTCGTGAAAGATGACATGGAAATTGTAGCCCTCGGTGATTCTCTGACTCAAGGGGTTGGAGATGATACGGACAATGGCGGTTACGTAGGAATTTTAGAGGACACATTCAACAGTAATAAGGAAAGAGATTTGATTCACATTGATAACTTCGGGAAACGGGGAAACCGAACCGATCAACTGATCAGACGCCTGGAGGAGCAGGAGGAAATTTCCACCGCTTTAGAGGAAGCTGACCTTATTTTAATAACCATTGGAGCCAATGATGTAATGAAAGTTGTGAAGGATAATTTTACAAACTTAAATTACCAGGACTTTGTGGACGCACAGGATTCCTATCAAGCACAACTGGAAACGATTTTTTCCATGATTCGCGAAGAGAACCCGGATGCCCCTATTTACCTGATCGGTCTTTACAATCCTTTTAATCTTTACTTTGATAATATCCCCGAATTAGGGAAGATTATGGAAGATTGGAACGAAATCAGCAAAGAGGTCGTTGCAGAAGAGGAGAACGTTACTTTCATCCCGGTGAGGGACTTGTTTGAAGGATCCGAGGATGAACTTCTATGGGAGGAAGATAATTTCCACCCGAATGAACGTGGTTACAAGCAAATGGCAGAACGTGTGTTGGAATATATCAAAGATGACGTCGAACAATAA